ACTACCTGAGCGTAACCGCCGCCGGCCGCTCCGCCTTTTACGCCAAAGACCGGGCCAAGAGAGGGCTCCCTTAAAGCTATGGCCGCATTTTTGCCGAGCCTTCTCAAGGCATCCCCTAGGCCTACCGTCGTGGTGGTCTTTCCTTCACCGGCGGGCGTGGGGTTTATGGCGGTCACCAGAATCAGTTTGGCATCGGGTCTGTCTCCAAGGCGTTTTAATAAATTGTAATCTACCTTCGCTTTATATTTGCCGTAGTATTCGATGTCGTCCTCGGAAAGCCCGAGTTTTGCAGCAATGTCCCTTATGTGCTCTAGTTTTGCCTCCTGGGCTATTTCTATGTCGCTTTTGAAAGCCATTTACACCCCGTCCTTTCTGTGGAATCTTTTTAATTGATTTTTTGCGGAACCAGGCCGATATTAAACCTTTTCATAATTAGCCTGGCAAAAATGGTGTATATTAGAATATTAACAGCTTGAACGATACAAGAACTTGTCATCTTGTAGACCAGCGGTATACCGAAGAGCTTGTAGAGAAAATAGGGCACGAGTAACACCGAGGTTATTATCTGTCCGGTAGCTATCGCTATGGCAAGTTGCCAGATGTTCGGTTGTTTGCTGTCAAAAAGTCTTATCATAAAACCAGGTATCATGCCGGTCAATGCAGCGGTAAAAGTAAAATGAGGCATATACGGTCCCATCGGGTTTATCCAGTAGCCCACCAAATCGCCGATGGCTCCTACAATTCCTCCCGCTGCCGGGCCCATCGTAATCCCGGCCATGATGACGGGAAATCCTCCGAATCCTATTCTTATTGCTTCCACCGTACCGAGCGCTATCCTTATGCTGGCAATTCGGGTAAGTATTATGTTCAGCACCACGAACATCGCCATGTAGGTAATTTTCTTTGTGCTAATTTTCATAAAATTGGTGTCCTCCTCAAAAATTGGCTCTTGATATTAGAGAATATTTTCCATTACAAAGCTGGTAATCATATTCTTTATGACGGCAATCTTGTCTCTTGTTTGCTTGCTGGCATAGAAGGGAGAGATGCCTTCCCTATCTGCTTTTTCTACTGTAACATCGTAGCTCAATATTCCCAGCAGATTTTTTGCTTCCACGTTGTTTTTTATAAAATTTTCATCATCCCGGTCTTTTACCTTATTTCCCACAACGATGACCTTATTTACACCTATCTCGGCTGCAAGTTTCCTTATAGAATAATAGGTGTTTATGCTCTTTAAAGAAGGTTCTACTACAACTATGAAAGCATCAACACAATCCGCCGTGGCTCTTCCTAAATGTTCTATACCAGCTTCCATATCCACTATCAGCACATCTTTGCTATCAAGAAGCAAATGCCGCATTATGGCCCGCAAAAAGGTGTGTTCCGGGCAAGCACAACCTGAGCCGCCCTTTTTTATTCCGCCCATTACCAAGAGCCGGACGCCCTCGTGTTCAATGCAAAATCTCTCAGGTATGTCTTCGACCTTTGGATTGAGCGTAAACATCTGGCCCACAAGACCGGGTTGGGCTCCTGTCCTTTCTGCTATGAGGTCTCTCATCTCAGAAAGAGGTGCGATTTTCCTTTGCTTATCCTCAGGAAATCCCAGGGTGGCTGCAAGGTTAGCATCCGGATCTGCATCTACAGCCATCACCCTGTAACCTTCCGCTGCATACAATTTAGCGAGGACTGCGGCAAGGGTGGTTTTACCAACCCCGCCCTTGCCGGTAATAGCTATTTTCATACCTTTAACCTCCATTTAAATCCCCAGTTGCTTACGCTTATTTTCGATATGAACTGCAATTTTTTCGGCAGCTTTGACCGGGTCTTTTTCTATTTCAAACCTGCCACCTAAGACGCTTTCCAGGTCTTTTGTCAGATAGTTTGTTACATTTTCCGAACCGGTGACAGCGGGAGATACACCCAATACTACGTATATACCTGAGGCTACAGCATAAAGACCTATAGATTGAGCCTTCTCAGACATCCATTCAGGCGCCGCAGCAGCTACCGGCAAATCGCTGATGTCCACGCCCATGTAATTGGCCACTTCAGAAAGTAGCACCAGAATACGGCTTATGTCCACACAGGACCCAAGATGGAGCACGGGAGGTATGTCAAGCAGTTCGCAAACGGTAGCAAGCCCTTTTCCGCAGTATTTTCGGGCATCTTTGCTCATTAGCCCCGCCTTTATACAGGAATGCGCACCGCACCCTGTCGTCACAACGAGTATGTCGCGCCTTAAAAGCTCCTTTGCAAGAGTAACGTGGCACGAGTTGTGCGGCTGCTTATGGTTGTTGCAGCCAACTATCGCTACCGCACCCCTTAGCACGCCCGATTTTATAGCGTCAACGAGGGGTTTTACGGTCCCGGAAGGATGGGCGAAGGAATTTGTAACCCGGTCGAGGATTTTGATTATGGCTTCGAAACTATAACCTATCTCCCCTTCGCTTTTTACATCGGGTATATAAATTTCTCCCTTCCTGTTTTTGAAGTTCATTACCGCTTCTTTTACTATCCTTTTTGCTATATCCAGACCTTTTTGTTCGTCGAATTCTATATGAATTGCTCCAGGAACTTTTGCCTTGGGAGAAGTAGTAATAAGCTTCGTATGGTAGCATTTTGCTACTGTGGCAAGGGAAGGCATTATGCATTGAACGTCAACTATCATAGCCTCAACGGCGCCGGTCACAATAGCCAGTTCCTGCTGGAAGAAATCGCCTGCCATCGGAATTCCATGCCTCATGGCTATCTCGTTGCCCGTGCAGCACATACCCACTACGTTTATGCCTTCTGCTCCCTGTTTTTTCGCAAGTTCCAAAAGTTCCGAGTCTTTTGCCGCCATTACGATAGCCTCAGACAGAGTGGGCTCGTGACCGTGTACCACTATATTTACGCATTCCTTCTTCAAGACGCCGAGATTGGCCTCCACCTTCCGGGGCGCAGGGGTGCCAAAAAGCACGTCGCTCAGCTCAGTGCCTATCATAGAGCCTCCCCATCCGTCGCTCAAGGCCGCCCTTATCGCCTGCCTGATTATGTTCCTGTAGTCGGCATCGCATCCCATATGGGTGGAGTGCAAAACCTCTACAATTTCTCTATCTATGGCCTCCGGGGCCACCCCTAATTCATCCCATAAATTTTGCCTTTTATGCGGCGCTCTCTTTAAAAATAGTAATTTGCCGAATATTTTACCGAATTCCGATAGAGCTTTTTCCGCCACTTCTCTGGCAATACGCGAAGCATCCTTGCCCTCTACCTTAATGCCCCACTCGCCGGCTATTTTAAAAAGCTTTTCCTCATCTTTTACAGAGCTTTTACCGGTCGCATGATAAAGGGCCAGGGCAATATCCCTTCCATGGTCCGAATGGGCTGCGGAACCGGCAGCGACCGCCCTAGCAAAGTTTCGCGATACAATCGTGTCCTCGGTCGCTCCGCATATACCCGCTTTAGGTCCATCGTCCGAAACTTTTACAATACGACACGGCCCCATGGAGCAATTGGTACAGCATAGTCCCATCTCGCCAAAGCCGCACTGGGGCTGCATAGCAAGGGCGCGGTCCCATACCGTATCTATTCGCTCCTTTTTAGCCTTATCGTATAACTTTTTTGTCGCCGCATCGCAGGTGAATAATTCACAGTTTATCATGACAATACCTCCTTAAATAGCCTTTATCTTTAGTGCTCTTGTGGGGCAGGCCTTTGCACACAAAGGTTCATCTTGTTCGCTGCAGCGGTCGCAAATAGTTGGATAACTGCTCAAAACGATAGCTCCAAAGGGGCAGGCCTCCCGACACAGACCGCATAGGGTGCATGTAAGATAATTTATTTTGATAGTTCCGGTTTTACTTCTGCTAAGTGCACCGACAGGACAGACTTCAACACATTTCGGTTTACTACAGAGGGCACATTGTTCTGCATTGAGTTTACCGTTTTTTACTTTTATTCTAATACGGGAAACTTTTTTCTCTTTTATAGCTCCAACCAAACTTTTGGTCTTTGAATGTGCCGCAGCACAAGCAAGTTCACAAGTCTTGCAGCCCAGACATTTATCCCTTTCGAAAAGGATTTTCACCATTATTTATCTCTCCTCACGTATATGTTTGTTAATATTTTCACAACTTCCGATTTTAGAATACTACTTCGTTAAATATTTGTCAATACCTAGTGAAAAAATATCTTTTTATCAAAATATGCCGTATGCAGGAGCTCGTGCGACTTTTCCGACAGGGGACCGCCCAAGAATTCTGTATATAAAGCTTTTATAATAGGGTTATCCACCGCTGCAATTTGAGGCAGGCCGAGTTCATAGTAGTATATGGCTTTTTCCCTTTTTTTCAGCACCATTTTTCTCAAAGACCTCTTTGGAATCCGCGGCTGTCCTCCTCCACCAATACACCCGTCCGGGCAGGCCATCACCTCTATAAAATGATAGTCTGAAAAACCCCTTCTTATATCTTCCAGGAGCGGCATAGCATTTTTGATGCCGCCTACCACCGCAACTTTTATCTTCCTGTTTTCAATTCCTATTACTGCTTCTCTGACGCCCTCCGCTCCCATAGCCGGCTCAAAAGTTATGTTTTTCAAGGGTTTTCCTGTGAGTTTTTTCACGAGAGTCCTTAGTGCCGCTTCCATTACACCCCCGCTTGTCCCAAAGAGAACGCCTGCTCCGGTGTACACTCCGAACGGGACATCGAAATTCTCTTCCGGCAAGTCTGTAAATTCGATTTGCTTTTCCTTTATCAACTGCGCCAGCTCCCTTGTTGTCAATACCGCATCCACATCATTATATCCATCTTTATTCATTTCAGGTCTTTTAGCCTCATATTTTTTGGCTGTACACGGCATGGCCGAAAGCAGAAAAATTTTGTCTTTATCTATACCTTCTCTTTCTGCCATATAAGCCTTTACCAGGGCTCCAAACATTTGCTGTGGCGATTTGCATGAAGATAAAAGGGAAAGGAGCTCAGGATAGTTTTTTTCCATATAAAGCACCCACGCCGGACAGCACGAAGTGAACATGGGAAAAGGTCCGCCTCTTTCCAGCCTTTCCAAGAATTCATGCCCCTCTTCCATGGCAGTCAGGTCCGCAGCAAAGCAAGTATCATACACCCTGTCAAAACCCAGCTTTCTTAAGACCGAAGCCATTTTTCCAGGGACAATACTACCCGCTTCCATACCGAATTCCTCCCCCAGGCTTACTCTCAAAGCTGGAGCGCACTGCGCGATTTTAACTACGCTATCATCCTCAAGGACCTCTTTTACCCTTTCAAGCTCCGACACGTCGCTAGCAGCGCCTGTAGGGCAGGTGACTACGCACTGGCCACAGTTGATACACCGACGTTCGTCAATCTCATGCGGTATCAAAGGCTCTCCAAAGCATGCACCTGTCCCACAAACCTGCGAACACAAAGTACAGCCTTTGCAAAGCTCCTTATTTATCTCAACTATCGCCATTTTCTTCACTCCTAGTGAAAATATTTACCGCACAAAATTTTAACTGCGGTGTCTTGGCTACCGGGTCCAGTGCATCTATTGTAAGGTAATTGGCCGCAGCTTCCGCAAAGTGGAAGGGCACAAACACAACACCCTGCTTTATCTTTCCGGTCACTCTTGCAGGAAGTTTTATCTTTCCCCTTCTCGATTTTACGTAAACTTCGTCGCCGTCGGATATTCCCAGCTTTTGCGCATCAGCAGGATTTATTTCAACAAAAGGCCCAGGACATTTTTTGTTGAGAAAATCTATTTTTCGGGTCATAGTACCTGTGTGGTAATGAAAAAGTACTCGTCCTGTAGTAAGGACAAGGGGATATTTTTCATCGGTCCTTTCAGCGGGTGGCGTATAATCCACAGGAATGAATTTACCTTTCCCCCTTGCAAAAGAACCTTTGTGAAGATAAGGTGTTCCCGGATGGTCTTTATGAGGACATGGCACCTGAATGCCCGGTCCTTCCAACCTGTCGTAGGATATTCCTCCGTAGGAAGGAGTAAAGCTTGCGATTTCATCCATTATTTCTGAAGGGTCCGCGTAAGTCATGGGATAACCCATGCGGGCGGCAAGTTCTGATATAATCTGCCAGTCAGGCTTGGAATTCCATAAAGGCTCAATGGCTTTTCGCAGCCTCTGAACTCTGCGATCGGTTCCGGTGAAAGTTCCGTCCTTTTCGGCAAAGGAGCAAGCCGGCAGCACCACATCGGCAAATCTTGCGGTTTCCGTAAAGAATATGTCTTGAACCACAAGAAATTCGAGGTTTCGCAGGGTTTTTTCTACATGCGAAAGATGGGCTTCGCTCACCACAGGATTTTCGCCTATTATGTACATGGCCTTAATAATGCCTTTTTCTGCAGCTTCAAACATTTCCGGCACAGTCAATCCCGGAATTTCTGGGATTTCAACACCCCAGGCCCTGGAAAATTTTTCGCGAACTCTTGGATCTTTTACTTTCTGGTAACCGGATAAAACGTCGGGAAGGGCCCCCATGTCGCAGGCTCCCTGGACGTTATTCTGGCCTCTTAGTGGGCAAAGACCAGCACCGGGTTTTCCTACATTGCCGGTGAGCAATACCAAATTCGACAAAGCAATTACGTTGTCGGTACTGCAGTTGTGCTGTGTTATACCCATACAGTAAAGGATCATTGCCCTCTCAGCACCGGCGTAAATGCGGGCAGCCCGCCGGATATCCTCGGCTTTTACTCCCGTAATTCTTTCTGCCCTTTCCGGCGTCCACTGAAGGATGTTTTGTCTTAACTGTTCGAAACCTTCTGTTCGCTCTTTAATGAATTCTTCATTGATAAGGCCGTCATTTATTATCACATTCATCATGGCATTTATCAAAGCCGCATCGGTTCCCGGCAAAAGGCAAAGGTGGACATAGGCCCTCTCTGCAAGGTGTGTTTTCCTGGGATCCGCCACTATCAATTTTGCTCCTTTTTTTATGGCCTCAACTATCCGCGAGCCTATCAAAGGATGCTGCTCTGTTGTATTTGAGCCTATCACGAATAAAACCTGGGTTTGTGTTATTTCGTCTATCGAATTTGTCATCGCTCCCGCACCCATCGTTTGGGCCAGACCGGCCACTGTCGGGGCGTGTCACAACCGAGCACAATGGTCTATGTTGTTCGTAGCCAAAACAGCTCTCGAGAATTTCGAGATAAGGTAATTCTCTTCAGATGTGGCTCTAGCTGAACTTAAAACTCCAAAGGCTGAGCCGCCGTATTTTTCCTTTATATTATGGAATTTTTCAGCGACCATTCCAAGGGCTTCATCCCAAGTGGCCTCTTTAAAACTTCTGTTTTCTCTAATAAGTGGCATCTTCAGCCTTTCAGGAGAATGTACAAACTCATGGGCCAGCATGCCTTTGATACAAAGCGTACCTTTGTTTATTGAATCATTTACAGCCGGGGAAGTTCGAACAATTTTTCCATTTTTCACGTGAAGGATTATCGAACAACCACACCCGCAGTATGGACAAATCGTTTTAACATACTTTGTCAACGCTATCCCACCTTTCGAAATCTTCTTCCTTCCAATTTATTGCTCTAAGCGGGCAGGCTTTCAAGCAAAGCAAGCATTCCATACAGCTTTCTTCTATGACCTCATAAATCTCTTTCACCCCATAATGTTTTTCTTCAATTGCATTAAAAGGGCATAGATGGAAACATGTCCCGCATCCAATGCATTCATTCTTATCTATTACTAGCAACCTATAACCCCCTTTTGTTAAATATTTCACAATTATATTTTACTAATTTGTTATTTTTTTGTCAATTTTGCTTGTTTAACTTACGGAGGCATTCTATAACGCCTAAGCAAATAAAAATGCCGGAGGGCGATTCTCCGGCATTTTATATCTACATCCTTCGGGATTCCAATTTTACTTTATCTTTATGTTTGCCGTACAGTATCTTTGCAGTGCCGTTGTTTATAGCTTCCTTGACGCTGCTTTTTGCAGCAAAGGCGTCTACCGCTTTCGCACCTTCCTCCTTCGAAATCAACGCTCCCGGACCTCCAACGCACCCGCCGACGCAGGCCATTCCTTCCACGAAATTCGAATCAAGAGTACCTTTTTCTATAGCATCGAGTATTCTTTTGCATTCTTTTATTCCGTCACCCTGGCAGGCCTTCACTTCCATGTCGGGCCTCATAGATTTTACGCTGGATATAATGGCCGACGTAACACCCCCTGTGTGGGCATATATTCTTCCGTCGTGCGATGCATCAATTATAGGCATTCTTACGCTTATTTCCGCCAGGTTTATTTTATAACCTTCGAATATCGCGAAAAGTTCCTCGAACGTCAGGACGCAGTCCACCGCATCCTTGAGTTCCGGCAATTTTGCCTCGGTCTTTTTTGCTATGCACGGACCAATAAACACGACTTTTGCGTCTTTATCTTCGGCCTTGATAAACCGGGCTATGGCTACCATGGGCGAAACCGAATCGGATACCATGCCTTCTATTTTACCCCGGTAACTTTTGGCCAGCCTCACAAAAGGCGGACAGCAGCAGGACGTTATCATAAATTCGTCTCCTCTGTCCATGCGCCGGATGAACTCCTCGGCTTCCTTCACTGTTATCATATCTGCGCCTAGGGCAACTTCGATGACATCGTAAAACCCCAGCATGAGTAAGCCCGACTTCACCTGCTCCTCACTTACTTCCGGTCCAAACTGCCCGGCAAAAGCTGGTGCCAGCACGGCATAGACCCTTGGATTTTTCTTAATCAAATTGATGGTCTGAGCTATCTCCGTTTTGTCGGCAATGGCACCTTCAGGACAGGCTATTATGCAAAGTCCGCAGGATATACATTTTTCCAGGTCTATAGCTGGGCTTTTATCGTCTTTTACCTCTATAGCTTTCGGCTCGCACGCAATTTTGCATCCGCAATCCTGGCCGTATCTGGTGCAAGCCTTTTCTATAACCGAAATAAACGGAAAATCTACTACTTCGGGGATCGCACCTTTTTCAAAAGTCCCAAGCGCCGCCCGAACTCGGGCCTCTGCTTCTTCCCGGCTTAATTTGTCCCCAATCGATTCCATAACCGCCGCATATACGTCCTGCAGGTTGTCCAGCTTTCGTGCATGTTCAGCTATTAGCTTATAGATTTCCCGTCTTAGTTTTTTTACGCTTTCTTTCAAATCCTTACCACTCCCCTAACTCATACTTTTAAAAAAACAAGCCGGCGGGGCATTACCGGCTTTCTCAATTCATTTTTCATTATTTAAAAAAACAAGATAATGCCAGCCGTATTCCGGAATCAGAAATCTAAATACCTTTTCTCCGGCTTCCATCGCCTCTAGAAGTTCCTTCTTGACGTAAACTTTTATATCGCCGTCGACCGTAAACACTTCAAAGTTTTCTTCATTTTCAGGCTTCCCCACCAGACCTGATGGGGCATAAAAAGCATTTCATCAGCCGTGAACGCCAAGCCTTTTTTCGATATACATTACTTTTCCTCGTTCCCTCACGTAATTTTTAGCCCAAGGGGATAAATCGGCTTTCACCTTTATTTTTCCCTCCGGAAAAAAATTTAAAAGAGGAGGGGATTTAACATCCCCCACTCATAAAATGAATTACATTAATTACGTCACCATCTTTTATTTTATGAGTGGAATAACTATCCACCGGAATTACCTTTCCGTTGACTATAACCGTAATCATGGGATGGGAGTACTTTTTTATTCTCAATACATCTTCAACCGTCATTCCATCTGTAAAATCCAAATCTTCGTTGTTGACTTTTATCACTTAGCTCCCCTCCTCTTTTTGCTTGTACTTCTTTTTACACCTGGTATTTGGCTATTAATTCCACCACATCGGGGAAATCTATTCCGAGTTTTTTTGCGGTTTCAAGGGTCGGAACTCCGTTTTTGTTCCAGCCCCTGCGCTTATAAACCGCATCCATAAGCTTTTCGAATTGGCTTTCCCTGTATTGCCTGAGCATAGTCATCTTTTCTTCCTTGGCCTTGCCTTCAATATCGTATCCTAACTCTTTCAGCTGTTTATCGTACCTTTCCGCTCTTGATTCGTATTCTTCCTTTGTCGCAGGTCCTAAAAGCCTAAACGGC
The Caldanaerovirga acetigignens genome window above contains:
- a CDS encoding folate family ECF transporter S component, whose translation is MKISTKKITYMAMFVVLNIILTRIASIRIALGTVEAIRIGFGGFPVIMAGITMGPAAGGIVGAIGDLVGYWINPMGPYMPHFTFTAALTGMIPGFMIRLFDSKQPNIWQLAIAIATGQIITSVLLVPYFLYKLFGIPLVYKMTSSCIVQAVNILIYTIFARLIMKRFNIGLVPQKIN
- a CDS encoding AAA family ATPase, translating into MKIAITGKGGVGKTTLAAVLAKLYAAEGYRVMAVDADPDANLAATLGFPEDKQRKIAPLSEMRDLIAERTGAQPGLVGQMFTLNPKVEDIPERFCIEHEGVRLLVMGGIKKGGSGCACPEHTFLRAIMRHLLLDSKDVLIVDMEAGIEHLGRATADCVDAFIVVVEPSLKSINTYYSIRKLAAEIGVNKVIVVGNKVKDRDDENFIKNNVEAKNLLGILSYDVTVEKADREGISPFYASKQTRDKIAVIKNMITSFVMENIL
- the cooS gene encoding anaerobic carbon-monoxide dehydrogenase catalytic subunit, translated to MINCELFTCDAATKKLYDKAKKERIDTVWDRALAMQPQCGFGEMGLCCTNCSMGPCRIVKVSDDGPKAGICGATEDTIVSRNFARAVAAGSAAHSDHGRDIALALYHATGKSSVKDEEKLFKIAGEWGIKVEGKDASRIAREVAEKALSEFGKIFGKLLFLKRAPHKRQNLWDELGVAPEAIDREIVEVLHSTHMGCDADYRNIIRQAIRAALSDGWGGSMIGTELSDVLFGTPAPRKVEANLGVLKKECVNIVVHGHEPTLSEAIVMAAKDSELLELAKKQGAEGINVVGMCCTGNEIAMRHGIPMAGDFFQQELAIVTGAVEAMIVDVQCIMPSLATVAKCYHTKLITTSPKAKVPGAIHIEFDEQKGLDIAKRIVKEAVMNFKNRKGEIYIPDVKSEGEIGYSFEAIIKILDRVTNSFAHPSGTVKPLVDAIKSGVLRGAVAIVGCNNHKQPHNSCHVTLAKELLRRDILVVTTGCGAHSCIKAGLMSKDARKYCGKGLATVCELLDIPPVLHLGSCVDISRILVLLSEVANYMGVDISDLPVAAAAPEWMSEKAQSIGLYAVASGIYVVLGVSPAVTGSENVTNYLTKDLESVLGGRFEIEKDPVKAAEKIAVHIENKRKQLGI
- a CDS encoding 4Fe-4S binding protein, whose amino-acid sequence is MVKILFERDKCLGCKTCELACAAAHSKTKSLVGAIKEKKVSRIRIKVKNGKLNAEQCALCSKPKCVEVCPVGALSRSKTGTIKINYLTCTLCGLCREACPFGAIVLSSYPTICDRCSEQDEPLCAKACPTRALKIKAI
- a CDS encoding [FeFe] hydrogenase, group A, which translates into the protein MAIVEINKELCKGCTLCSQVCGTGACFGEPLIPHEIDERRCINCGQCVVTCPTGAASDVSELERVKEVLEDDSVVKIAQCAPALRVSLGEEFGMEAGSIVPGKMASVLRKLGFDRVYDTCFAADLTAMEEGHEFLERLERGGPFPMFTSCCPAWVLYMEKNYPELLSLLSSCKSPQQMFGALVKAYMAEREGIDKDKIFLLSAMPCTAKKYEAKRPEMNKDGYNDVDAVLTTRELAQLIKEKQIEFTDLPEENFDVPFGVYTGAGVLFGTSGGVMEAALRTLVKKLTGKPLKNITFEPAMGAEGVREAVIGIENRKIKVAVVGGIKNAMPLLEDIRRGFSDYHFIEVMACPDGCIGGGGQPRIPKRSLRKMVLKKREKAIYYYELGLPQIAAVDNPIIKALYTEFLGGPLSEKSHELLHTAYFDKKIFFH
- the fdhF gene encoding formate dehydrogenase subunit alpha; amino-acid sequence: MTKYVKTICPYCGCGCSIILHVKNGKIVRTSPAVNDSINKGTLCIKGMLAHEFVHSPERLKMPLIRENRSFKEATWDEALGMVAEKFHNIKEKYGGSAFGVLSSARATSEENYLISKFSRAVLATNNIDHCARLUHAPTVAGLAQTMGAGAMTNSIDEITQTQVLFVIGSNTTEQHPLIGSRIVEAIKKGAKLIVADPRKTHLAERAYVHLCLLPGTDAALINAMMNVIINDGLINEEFIKERTEGFEQLRQNILQWTPERAERITGVKAEDIRRAARIYAGAERAMILYCMGITQHNCSTDNVIALSNLVLLTGNVGKPGAGLCPLRGQNNVQGACDMGALPDVLSGYQKVKDPRVREKFSRAWGVEIPEIPGLTVPEMFEAAEKGIIKAMYIIGENPVVSEAHLSHVEKTLRNLEFLVVQDIFFTETARFADVVLPACSFAEKDGTFTGTDRRVQRLRKAIEPLWNSKPDWQIISELAARMGYPMTYADPSEIMDEIASFTPSYGGISYDRLEGPGIQVPCPHKDHPGTPYLHKGSFARGKGKFIPVDYTPPAERTDEKYPLVLTTGRVLFHYHTGTMTRKIDFLNKKCPGPFVEINPADAQKLGISDGDEVYVKSRRGKIKLPARVTGKIKQGVVFVPFHFAEAAANYLTIDALDPVAKTPQLKFCAVNIFTRSEENGDS
- a CDS encoding 4Fe-4S binding protein is translated as MLVIDKNECIGCGTCFHLCPFNAIEEKHYGVKEIYEVIEESCMECLLCLKACPLRAINWKEEDFERWDSVDKVC
- a CDS encoding [Fe-Fe] hydrogenase large subunit C-terminal domain-containing protein gives rise to the protein MKESVKKLRREIYKLIAEHARKLDNLQDVYAAVMESIGDKLSREEAEARVRAALGTFEKGAIPEVVDFPFISVIEKACTRYGQDCGCKIACEPKAIEVKDDKSPAIDLEKCISCGLCIIACPEGAIADKTEIAQTINLIKKNPRVYAVLAPAFAGQFGPEVSEEQVKSGLLMLGFYDVIEVALGADMITVKEAEEFIRRMDRGDEFMITSCCCPPFVRLAKSYRGKIEGMVSDSVSPMVAIARFIKAEDKDAKVVFIGPCIAKKTEAKLPELKDAVDCVLTFEELFAIFEGYKINLAEISVRMPIIDASHDGRIYAHTGGVTSAIISSVKSMRPDMEVKACQGDGIKECKRILDAIEKGTLDSNFVEGMACVGGCVGGPGALISKEEGAKAVDAFAAKSSVKEAINNGTAKILYGKHKDKVKLESRRM
- the thiS gene encoding sulfur carrier protein ThiS, with product MIKVNNEDLDFTDGMTVEDVLRIKKYSHPMITVIVNGKVIPVDSYSTHKIKDGDVINVIHFMSGGC